The following are encoded together in the Humulus lupulus chromosome 5, drHumLupu1.1, whole genome shotgun sequence genome:
- the LOC133779995 gene encoding uncharacterized protein LOC133779995 produces the protein MLQLHELEEIHNEAYESSRIYKEKPKAFHDKHILQKSFVEGQKVLMYHSHLKLFPGKLKSLWLGPFTVTKDFPNGAVKVVSPSIRKSFKVNGQRLKSYYESMEKEQAIVIHLIDPVYVDE, from the coding sequence ATGCTTCAATTGCATGAGTTAGAAGAAATACATAATGAAGCATATGAGAGCTCGAGAATCTACAAGGAGAAACCCAAAGCTTTTCATGATAAACATATTCTTCAAAAGAGTTTTGTGGAAGGTCAGAAAGTTCTCATGTATCACTCTCACCTTAAACTTTTTCCTGGGAAGTTGAAATCTCTCTGGTTAGGTCCGTTCACTGTCACCAAGGATTTTCCTAATGGAGCGGTTAAAGTTGTAAGTCCAAGTATCAGAAAGTCAttcaaggtgaatggtcagagattaAAGTCATATTACGAATCAATGGAGAAAGAACAAGCTATTGTGATTCACCTCATTGACCCGGTATATGTTGATGAATGA